One genomic region from Thermus antranikianii DSM 12462 encodes:
- a CDS encoding NAD(P)-dependent oxidoreductase: MEKVAFIGLGAMGYPMAGHLARRFPTLVWNRTFEKALRHQEEFGSEAVPLERVAEARVIFTCLPTTREVYEVAEALYPYLREGTYWVDATSGEPEASRLLAERLLEKGVTYLDAPVSGGTLGAQRGTLTVMMGGPEEAVEWVRPYLAYAGKVVHVGPVGAGHAVKAINNALLAVNLWAAGEGLLALVKQGVSAEKALEVINASSGRSNATENLIPQRVLTRAFPKTFALGLLVKDLGIAMGVLDGEKAPSPLLRLAREVYEMAKRELGPDADHVEALRLLERWGGVEIR, translated from the coding sequence ATGGAAAAGGTGGCCTTCATCGGTCTTGGGGCCATGGGCTACCCCATGGCGGGGCACCTGGCGCGGCGTTTCCCCACCCTGGTCTGGAACCGCACCTTTGAAAAGGCCCTGAGGCACCAGGAGGAGTTCGGCTCCGAGGCCGTGCCCTTGGAGAGGGTGGCCGAGGCCCGGGTGATCTTCACCTGCCTTCCCACCACCCGGGAGGTCTACGAGGTGGCCGAGGCCCTCTACCCCTACCTCAGGGAGGGCACCTACTGGGTGGACGCCACCAGCGGCGAGCCCGAGGCAAGCCGCCTTCTGGCGGAGCGCCTTCTGGAAAAGGGGGTGACCTACCTGGACGCCCCGGTATCCGGCGGTACCCTGGGGGCCCAAAGGGGCACCCTCACGGTGATGATGGGGGGGCCGGAGGAGGCGGTGGAATGGGTCAGGCCGTATTTGGCCTACGCCGGCAAAGTGGTGCACGTGGGCCCCGTGGGGGCGGGGCATGCGGTGAAGGCTATCAACAACGCCCTCCTCGCCGTGAACCTCTGGGCGGCGGGGGAGGGGCTTTTGGCCCTGGTGAAGCAGGGGGTTTCCGCGGAGAAGGCCCTCGAGGTCATCAACGCCTCCTCGGGCCGCTCCAACGCCACGGAGAACCTCATTCCCCAAAGGGTCCTCACCCGGGCCTTCCCCAAGACCTTCGCCTTGGGGCTATTGGTGAAGGACCTGGGGATCGCCATGGGGGTTTTGGACGGGGAGAAGGCCCCAAGCCCCCTCCTCCGCCTCGCCCGGGAGGTCTACGAGATGGCCAAGCGGGAGCTGGGCCCGGATGCGGACCACGTGGAGGCCCTGAGGCTTTTGGAGCGCTGGGGCGGGGTGGAGATCCGCTGA
- a CDS encoding DUF3054 domain-containing protein: MSRKTALFLLDLLALLLFAGVGLLSHGLPLSLGGLARNVLPVLFVWLLLAPFLGTYRRPTWKNLLLTWLFAFPAGLWLRQMVLGGAFGVGFFVFLGVAMGFSLLFLLLLRGLAKGLRLW; encoded by the coding sequence ATGAGCCGAAAGACGGCCCTTTTCCTCCTGGACCTCCTCGCCCTCCTCCTCTTCGCCGGGGTGGGCCTCCTTTCCCACGGGCTTCCCCTCTCCTTGGGAGGCCTCGCCCGGAACGTCCTCCCCGTCCTCTTCGTCTGGCTCCTCCTTGCTCCCTTCCTCGGCACCTACAGGAGGCCCACCTGGAAAAACCTCCTCCTCACCTGGCTCTTCGCCTTCCCCGCGGGGCTATGGCTGAGGCAGATGGTCTTGGGCGGGGCTTTCGGGGTGGGGTTCTTCGTCTTCTTGGGCGTGGCCATGGGGTTCAGCCTCCTTTTCCTCCTTCTCCTAAGGGGCCTCGCCAAGGGGCTTCGCCTCTGGTAA
- the lipA gene encoding lipoyl synthase, with protein MKPKFETVELLSPTGEVIELKVVKRGLAQARPEPVDRNKPAWIKAPLPTGPRYQALKAMVRELRLHTVCQEALCPNIGECWTHGTLTVMILGDICTRACKFCAVHTGNPKGLVDPEEPERVAEAIARMGVRYVVLTSVDRDDLPDGGASHFAATIRAIKERAPGVLVEALTPDFQGDLKAVETVLAANPEVYAQNLETVRRLTPKVRDPRAGYEQTLKVLAHAKKVRPDILTKSSLMLGLGETEEEILEAMRDLRAAGVDILTLGQYLRPTPAHLPVARYVPPEDFKRYEAWGYELGFREVFAGPLVRSSYRADRVFLEATQR; from the coding sequence ATGAAGCCTAAGTTTGAGACGGTGGAGCTCCTCTCCCCCACGGGGGAGGTCATTGAGCTCAAGGTGGTGAAGCGGGGCCTGGCCCAGGCCCGGCCCGAGCCCGTGGACCGGAACAAGCCCGCCTGGATCAAGGCCCCTTTGCCCACCGGGCCCAGATACCAGGCCCTGAAGGCCATGGTGCGGGAGCTTAGGCTCCACACCGTCTGCCAGGAGGCCCTCTGCCCCAACATCGGGGAGTGCTGGACCCACGGGACCCTGACGGTGATGATCCTGGGGGACATCTGCACCCGGGCCTGCAAGTTCTGCGCCGTCCACACCGGGAACCCCAAGGGCCTCGTGGACCCGGAGGAGCCAGAGAGGGTGGCCGAGGCCATCGCCCGCATGGGGGTGCGGTACGTGGTCTTGACCAGCGTGGACCGGGATGACCTTCCGGATGGCGGCGCCAGCCACTTCGCCGCCACCATCCGGGCCATCAAGGAGAGGGCCCCTGGGGTCTTGGTGGAGGCCCTTACCCCCGACTTCCAGGGGGACCTGAAGGCCGTGGAGACGGTCCTCGCCGCGAACCCCGAGGTCTACGCCCAGAACCTGGAGACGGTGCGCCGCCTCACCCCCAAGGTCCGCGACCCCCGGGCGGGGTACGAGCAGACCCTGAAGGTTCTCGCCCACGCCAAGAAGGTCCGGCCCGACATCCTCACCAAGTCTAGCCTCATGCTGGGCCTGGGGGAGACGGAGGAGGAGATCCTCGAGGCCATGCGGGACCTCAGGGCCGCGGGGGTGGACATCCTCACCTTGGGCCAGTACCTGAGGCCCACCCCTGCCCACCTCCCCGTGGCCCGCTACGTTCCCCCCGAGGACTTCAAGCGGTACGAGGCCTGGGGGTACGAGCTGGGCTTTAGGGAGGTCTTCGCCGGGCCCTTGGTGCGGAGCTCCTACCGGGCGGACCGGGTCTTCCTGGAGGCCACCCAAAGATGA
- the lipB gene encoding lipoyl(octanoyl) transferase LipB — translation MEFLVEDLGLVPYGEAWAYQKRVHREVVAGNRPPTLLLLEHPRVITLGRKATGENLLFPESWYRENGFELYWVERGGDVTYHGPGQLVGYPIFPVGREVRRFLRQIEEAIVRVAAAYGISAYPTPGYAGVWVGEDKLCAIGVAVKEGVSFHGFALNVNTDLNDFTVIVPCGLKGKGVTSLEKLLGRKVPMEEAKARVVAAFAEVFGLRPVEGSVHEA, via the coding sequence GTGGAGTTCCTGGTGGAGGACCTCGGCTTGGTGCCTTACGGGGAGGCCTGGGCGTACCAGAAGCGGGTGCACCGGGAGGTGGTGGCGGGAAACCGCCCTCCCACCCTCCTCCTCCTGGAGCACCCCAGGGTCATCACCTTAGGCCGGAAGGCCACGGGGGAGAACCTGCTCTTCCCCGAAAGCTGGTACCGGGAGAACGGCTTCGAGCTTTACTGGGTGGAGCGGGGCGGGGACGTGACCTACCACGGCCCCGGGCAGCTCGTGGGCTACCCCATCTTCCCCGTGGGCCGGGAGGTGCGCCGCTTCCTCCGGCAGATTGAGGAGGCTATCGTGCGGGTGGCGGCGGCCTACGGGATCTCCGCCTACCCCACCCCGGGCTACGCCGGGGTCTGGGTGGGGGAGGACAAGCTCTGCGCCATCGGCGTGGCGGTGAAGGAGGGGGTGAGCTTCCACGGCTTCGCCCTGAACGTCAACACCGACCTCAACGACTTCACCGTCATCGTCCCCTGCGGCCTCAAGGGAAAGGGGGTCACCTCCTTGGAGAAGCTTTTGGGCCGGAAGGTCCCCATGGAGGAGGCCAAGGCCAGGGTGGTGGCGGCCTTCGCCGAGGTCTTCGGCCTGAGGCCCGTAGAGGGGAGTGTCCATGAAGCCTAA